The genomic window GGCAGGAGGGCGGCGAGCTTGCGCAGGCCGGTCTGCACCTCGTGCCAGAGCCCGCCGACGTCCCAGTAATCGTGGCCATTGAGCGAACGAAATGCGTTCGGGAAGCGGTGGGCTTCCGTGAGCGCAAGCCGGTTGCCGGCCCAGGTGCCCAGGATGACGCGACCGCTGGTCGCGCCGAGATCAACGGCGGCGGAGTAGATTGCTTTGGCCATGGAGGGACTGAGTTGAGGGCGCAGCGTAGGTGGGCGGGCGCAGTCGGCGCGAGCATCGGTTTTGCCCGTCCGTCAGATTTTGGCACCGGCGCGCGGCTGCGCCGCAGCGTCGGTCCGGCTCCCGTCCAGCTCAGTGGTCGCCCGCGGCGTCGGTGCCGAAGGTGAACTTGAAGTCCATCCGGCCGCCGAGCGGGTCGGCCCCGAGGTACAGGCGTTCGCCATTTGCCTGCACACGGTAATGAATCACACGGGCCGGCACGATGCGCCAGCGATGCACGGCGGCGGCGATGGCGCGCAATACCTCGTCGGCGTGCTCCGGACGCAGGACGAGGCCGCGCAGACTTGGCGCGACATCGGTGACCGTGCCGTTCTCGTCATAGGTCACGGTGACGATGAACGTGCGCTGGCCACCGACGGCGGCGAGCGTCGCGGCGCTGAGAGTGGGACGCGCGTTGCCGTAGATCCGGGGCGAGGTCACGACGTCGACCGTATCCGCCAGGACCGGCTCGCCCCCGGCGGGTTGCCGCGCGGCCGGTGCGGCGAGCGGGTCGAGCGCCTCGAACGAACTCGTCAAGGTGCGCGGCGGCCGGTGGGCGCACGCGGCCAGCAGGAGCACGGCCAGCGCGGCCGTGCCGAAGCCAAGGCGGTGCACGGGTGGACGATCCATCAACCTGATGGTAGCCGCGGCGGTGGAAACCGCACCAGGCGGCGTGGGCCGCAGTTTGGGCCGACGGCGCGAGCGGCAAATCAGCGGCGTTCGGGGCGGCGCCGGCGCGGCCGGATTTTCGATTGCACTGGGGACGCCCGGGGGCAGCGTTTTCGCTTTCGCTCTCATGCTCCATACCGAGCGCACTCCTATCACGGGCAAGCGGGTCCAGCTCATGGCCACGTGCCTGTGCGACGCATTCTATGACGACGTGGCGGCCGCCACGGTGGAGGTTCTCGAACACCTCGGCGTCGAGATTGCCTTTCCTGAAGCGCAGACCTGCTGCGGTCAGCCGGCCTTCAACGGCGGCGATTGGGCTGCTTCCCGCAAGGTCGTGCGCCATGCGGTGCGGACCTTCGCCGGCGACGACCCGGTGGTGGTGCCGTCCGGCTCGTGCGCGGCCATGATGTTCCATGGCGCGATCATGGAGTTCGAGAAGGAGCCCGATCTGCCCGAGGTCGCCGCGCTGGGCCGCCGCACCTGGGAAATCTGCGATTACATCGTGAACGGGCTCGGGGTGAAAACCTGGCCTGGCCGCTACGACGCGAAGATTGCACTGCACCGCGCCTGCCACACGCGGGGCACGAACTCGATCCCGGCGGCGCTGCAGCTGCTGGGCTCGATCCAGGGCGTGCAGCTTGTCGACTTTGGCGAGATGGAGCAGTGCTGCGGTTTCGGTGGCACGTTCTCCGTGGCCTTCCCCAACATCTCCGCGTCGATGGGCGAACTGAAGCTCGAGCATGTGCGCGCGGCGCAGCCCGATGTCTATGTTTCGCCCGACATGAGCTGCCTGATGCACCTCTCGGGGCTCGCCCAGCGTCAGGGCAAGCCGCTCAAGGGACTGCATGTGGCCCAGGTTCTCCGGGACGCCCTGAAGGGCGGAAAAAAGGACTGAGATGAGCTGCCAACCGATTGACCAGTACGCGACCCAGATCCCGCGCGAGAAGCGCGCGGCGGTGTACCAGGGGACGAAGGCGACGCACGAGAAGCGGACCAAGCTGCTCTTCGACCAGTTTGCCGACCCCAACCGCCTCCGCCGGCTCGCGGGCGAGATCAAGCAGCACACGATCGAGAACCTCGACACCTACCTCCCGCAGGTGGAGGCGAAGCTGAAGGCCAATGGCGTGAACGTGCACTGGGCCGGCAACGCCGAGTCGGCCTGCAAGGCCGTGCTGGATATCATGCAGGCCCGCGGCGCGACCAAGATCGTCAAGGCCAAGACCATGGTCAGCGAGGAGATCGAACTCGCGCCGTTCCTCGAAAAGCACGGGATGGAGGCGCTGGAGACCGACCTCGGCGAATTCATCGTCCAGATCGACCACGACCATCCGAGCCACATCGTCCGTCCGATCATCCACAAGAGCCGCGCCGAGATCGCACGCAGCTTCGAGCGCGAGGGCCTGGGCGCGTACAATGACGACCCGGAGACGATCACGCGGCGCGCGCGCCAGTTTCTGCGCCACAAGTACCTGAGCGCGGACGTCGGGATGACCGGCGGCAACTTCGTGTCGGCCGAGAGCGGCCGAATCGCGGTGGTGACGAACGAGGGCAACTCGCGCTTCTGCCTCGCCGCAACCAAGTGCCATATCGCGGTGATCGGCATCGAGAAGATCGTGCCGCGCGACCGGGACCTGGCGGTGTTCCTCAACCTGCTCGCGCGTTCCGCGACGGCGCAGGAGCTGACGACCTACACCGAGTTCATCCGCGGGCCGAAGAGCCCGGAGCAGCCGGATGGTCCCGAGGAGATGCACGTCATCTTCGTCGACAACGGCCGCTCCGAGGTGCTGGCGAGCGAGTGCCGGGAGATCCTGCGCTGCATCCGCTGCGGCGCGTGCCTCAATGTCTGCCCGATCTACCGGCAGGTCAGCGGCCATGCCTATCGCAGCGTTTATCCCGGCCCCGTGGGTGCGGTGCTCTCGCCGCTGCTGATGGGCGAGAAGTTTCCGCAGAAGGCCGACCTGCCGAAGGCATCGAGCCTTTGCGGCGCGTGCAACGAGGTCTGCCCGGTCAACATTCCGATCCCCGATCTGCTCCTGCGGCTGCGCAACCGCGCCAAGGAGGAGAACGTGCCGTCGGTTGGCACGCCGCCGATGGGCGGCTGGTCGATCCTGGCCTCGCAGCCGGCCGCCTGGCGCGCCGCGCTCGTGGGCGGCAAGATCATGGACTTCCTGCCGCTCCGGCACATCCCCGTCCCGCCGCTCAGCAAATGGGAGGCGAAGCGCGACCTGCCGCCGTGGCGCGGCGGCCAGTTCCGCAAATGGATGAAGCAGCGGCAGCGCCCCGGCGCCTGAGCCGTCGGCACACCCGCTGCTACCTGCCCCGTTTTCCTCCTCCCGGTCCTTTCAACGTCCCATGTCCAACACCCCCCAACACGAGCCGTTCATCGCGCCCGAGTCCAAGATGCTGGAGTTCACGGCGCGCGCCGTGATCACCGGCGCGATCCTCGGTCTCGTCTTCGGCGCCTCGTCGCTGTTCCTCGTCCTCAAGGTCGGTCTCACGGTGAGCGCCTCGATCCCCGTGGCGGTCATCTCGCTCGCGCTGTTCCGCGGGCTGTCGAAGTTCGGTGTGCGCGACTCCACGATCCTGGAGAACAACATCACGCAGACCGCGGGGTCGGCCGGCGAATCACTGGCCTTCGGCGTGGGCGCGACGATGCCGGCGATCATGATCCTCGGTTTCGAGCTCGAGCTCACCCGTGTGCTGCTGGTGGCGGTGCTCGGCGGCCTGCTGGGCATCCTGATGATGATCCCGCTGCGCCGCGCGCTGATCGTGAAGGAGCATGGCACGCTGAAGTACCCCGAGGGCACGGCGTGCGCCGCGGTGCTCAAGGCCGGCGCCAATCCAGAGGATCGCGCCGCCGCCGCGCCCGCCGCGCAGGCGGAGATGCGGGCGGCCGCCGCGAAGGGCCTCGGCTCCTCGCCGGGCGCCAAGGTCATCTTCACCGGTTTCGGCCTGGGCCTGCTCTACAAGACGCTCAACGTCGCGCTCAAGGGCTGGAAGGACATTCCTGAAAAGGTCTTCGGCGCGCCATTCAAGGGCGGCTCCGTCAGCGCCGAGATCTCGCCCGAGCTCGTGGGCGTCGGCTACATCATCGGCCCGCGCGTCGCGGCGATCATGTGCGCCGGTGGCGCGCTGTCGTACCTGGTGCTGATTCCGCTGATCAAGTTCTTCGGCGAGGGCCTTTCCGAGCCGCTCGCCCCGGGCACGATCCCGATCAGCGAGATGGCGCCCAACGCCGTCCGCCGCGCGTACATCCTCTATATCGGCGCGGGCGCCGTCACCGCCGGCGGCATCATCAGCCTCATCCGCGCGCTCCCGACGATTCTGCACAGCGTCAAGGCGGGCCTGCAGGACATCGGCATCGGCAAGGGCGGCGCGGGTGCTGCGACTGCGGGCGCGAAGCCCGGCTCGGGGGTTCCCCGCACCGATCGCGACCTGTCGCTCAAGTTCGTCGGCGCCGGCATCGTGCTGCTTCTCGCGCTCATCGTCCTGGCCCGCCCGCTGCACATGAACCTGCTCGGCGCGGTCCTGATCCTCTGCTTCGGCTTCCTCTTCGTGACGGTCTCCTCGCGTCTCACCGGTGAAATCGGTTCCTCCTCGAACCCGATCTCCGGCATGACGGTCGCGACGCTGCTGTTCGTCTGCCTGATCTTCCTCCTCGTTGGCTGGAACGGCGGCACCTACTACGTCACCGCGCTCTCCGTCGGCGCCATCGTCTGCATCGCCTCCTCCAACGGTGGCACGACTTCGCAGGACCTGAAAACGGGCTTCCTGCTCGGCGCGACGCCGAAGTACCAGCAGCTCGCGATCCTTGCCGGCGCGCTCTTCTCGGCCGTGCTTCTCGGGCCGGTGCTGCTGAAGCTCAACGACTCCGCCACGGTTTATGTGCCGATGGCCAAGGTGGCGCCCGCCGGCCTCACCGTCGCACCGGAGCAACTCGACCCCGAGCTGCGCGAGACGCTCCGCGGCCCGCAGGCCCGCGATGACGCCGGGAC from Opitutus sp. ER46 includes these protein-coding regions:
- a CDS encoding (Fe-S)-binding protein; translated protein: MLHTERTPITGKRVQLMATCLCDAFYDDVAAATVEVLEHLGVEIAFPEAQTCCGQPAFNGGDWAASRKVVRHAVRTFAGDDPVVVPSGSCAAMMFHGAIMEFEKEPDLPEVAALGRRTWEICDYIVNGLGVKTWPGRYDAKIALHRACHTRGTNSIPAALQLLGSIQGVQLVDFGEMEQCCGFGGTFSVAFPNISASMGELKLEHVRAAQPDVYVSPDMSCLMHLSGLAQRQGKPLKGLHVAQVLRDALKGGKKD
- a CDS encoding LutB/LldF family L-lactate oxidation iron-sulfur protein, with the translated sequence MSCQPIDQYATQIPREKRAAVYQGTKATHEKRTKLLFDQFADPNRLRRLAGEIKQHTIENLDTYLPQVEAKLKANGVNVHWAGNAESACKAVLDIMQARGATKIVKAKTMVSEEIELAPFLEKHGMEALETDLGEFIVQIDHDHPSHIVRPIIHKSRAEIARSFEREGLGAYNDDPETITRRARQFLRHKYLSADVGMTGGNFVSAESGRIAVVTNEGNSRFCLAATKCHIAVIGIEKIVPRDRDLAVFLNLLARSATAQELTTYTEFIRGPKSPEQPDGPEEMHVIFVDNGRSEVLASECREILRCIRCGACLNVCPIYRQVSGHAYRSVYPGPVGAVLSPLLMGEKFPQKADLPKASSLCGACNEVCPVNIPIPDLLLRLRNRAKEENVPSVGTPPMGGWSILASQPAAWRAALVGGKIMDFLPLRHIPVPPLSKWEAKRDLPPWRGGQFRKWMKQRQRPGA
- a CDS encoding oligopeptide transporter, OPT family, with protein sequence MSNTPQHEPFIAPESKMLEFTARAVITGAILGLVFGASSLFLVLKVGLTVSASIPVAVISLALFRGLSKFGVRDSTILENNITQTAGSAGESLAFGVGATMPAIMILGFELELTRVLLVAVLGGLLGILMMIPLRRALIVKEHGTLKYPEGTACAAVLKAGANPEDRAAAAPAAQAEMRAAAAKGLGSSPGAKVIFTGFGLGLLYKTLNVALKGWKDIPEKVFGAPFKGGSVSAEISPELVGVGYIIGPRVAAIMCAGGALSYLVLIPLIKFFGEGLSEPLAPGTIPISEMAPNAVRRAYILYIGAGAVTAGGIISLIRALPTILHSVKAGLQDIGIGKGGAGAATAGAKPGSGVPRTDRDLSLKFVGAGIVLLLALIVLARPLHMNLLGAVLILCFGFLFVTVSSRLTGEIGSSSNPISGMTVATLLFVCLIFLLVGWNGGTYYVTALSVGAIVCIASSNGGTTSQDLKTGFLLGATPKYQQLAILAGALFSAVLLGPVLLKLNDSATVYVPMAKVAPAGLTVAPEQLDPELRETLRGPQARDDAGTYRVWHKTDTNGAPAGKYLVNDQGQAVWLVDPGINGTYTDRPDGSSVRKFAAPQAMLMSYIIKGILDQKLPWALVVLGFMIAITMQMSFVPALAFAVGVYLPIASSAPIFVGGMIRWLVDRKLRQRPSHSTLTEAQFAEESDKSPGVLLASGYIAGGAIAGIVIAFLSGALDRVDTALTNWSAKNNPFFEGPYADVLSLIPFVLLCGFLYLVGREFLLSGPRQKESNTA